Within Candidatus Deferrimicrobiaceae bacterium, the genomic segment GACGGACGTCGGAGAACCCGCCGATCTCCAGGCGCGCGCGGGGAAAAGGGGCCAGTTTCGCCCTTGCCAGGGCGACCAGGGCCGGATCCGGGTCGAAACCCACGCACTCGACCCCCGCGGAGGCGAAGGGAAGCAGCTGCGCCCCGGAGCCGCAGCCGGCATCGGCGACACGGTGAACCCGCCCCGTTGCGAGGAGCCTGTCGAAAAGGGCCCGCTGGGCCTCGGATACCGGGAAGAGCGCGTCGTAGACGTCGCTCAGGTCCGTGTAGAACGCCAATGCACCTCCGTCCGTCGCGCCCTATTGTAGCAGGAAGTAACGCGGTTTCCCAAAAGAAAAGGTTGACGGGCGCGATTTTCCGCGGATATGTATGGGAAAGCCTGTTCGAGGCAATAGGGAAGAAATCAAGGAGGGGGGGAATGATGAAACGGGGTTTGGCCGTCTTGTTTGTTGCCGTTCTCTTCACGGGGATCCACGGCACTCCGGCGCGGGCGTTCGACCAGCCGCTTCTCAATTTCGGCCTGACGAACGTTCTGGACGGGGCGGTGCCGGGCCCGGGAACCTACTTCTTCGAGTACGTGCAGATTTGGCAGTCCGGCGAATTCAAGGACAAGGACGGGAACGACATCCCGGGCAGCCCGCGCGTCGGATTCGTCCTTTCCATGAACCAGCTGGCGCACATCTCGAAGACCACCGTCCTGGGGGGGAACCTGGGGATCGACTTCTTGCTGCCCATCGGCTCGCTGACCGCGGGCGGAAACTTCGGACCCGGGGGACCGCCCATCTCCGCGAACCCGGGACCGATCGGGGATGTCATCATCGGGCCCTTCATCCAGTGGTTCCCCCACAAGCTCCTCGGGCGTCCCTTCCTGCACCGGTTCGAACTGGACGTGATCGTTCCCACGGGCCACTACGACAAGAAGTACACGATCAACCCCGGGGCGAACCTCTGGACGATCGAGCCCTACTATGCGTTCACCTGGTTCCTCACCCCGCAACTGTCGACTTCCTGGCGGATCCACTACACCTACAACACGAAGAACGACGATCCGT encodes:
- a CDS encoding transporter produces the protein MMKRGLAVLFVAVLFTGIHGTPARAFDQPLLNFGLTNVLDGAVPGPGTYFFEYVQIWQSGEFKDKDGNDIPGSPRVGFVLSMNQLAHISKTTVLGGNLGIDFLLPIGSLTAGGNFGPGGPPISANPGPIGDVIIGPFIQWFPHKLLGRPFLHRFELDVIVPTGHYDKKYTINPGANLWTIEPYYAFTWFLTPQLSTSWRIHYTYNTKNDDPWEVLQSLGINEVKPGQAFHFNYSLEYEAVKNLRLAAAGYYLKQLTDTEFNGSDVSDRKEQVFAIGPAVHWITKSGLVLALKTAFESSAENRPQGNRTTFRIIYKF